CATCAGCTACGATCCTGAGGTCGTAGGATACTTCTCCGCCCACCCTGAGGCACTCGCTGCGATACAGGTCATCGACCACTACACAGCTGAGGACCCAGGAAGCGGTACTGAAGGCAAAGGATGGCTGGAGTCGTTCTGGGACGAGATCATAAAGAACTTCGTCGAAAAGGACCGTTACCAGCTCATCATAATGGGTCTCCAGAACACGGTGTACATCACCATCATCGGATTGGCCCTCGGTCTGCTGATCGGTATCCTGAGCGCCATCGTGAGGTCGTTCCATGATCTGCGTGGCAACTTCAAGATCCTGAATGCCATTGTTAAGGTGTACATCACAATCATACGCGGTACTCCTCTGCTTGTGCAGCTGCTGATCATCTACTTCATCGTATTCGCCTCATCCGGACTGAATTCGATCATAATCGCAGGTATAGCATTCGGTATCAACTCAGGAGCGTACGTGGCCGAGATCGTCCGTGCCGGAATCAATGCGGTTCCCAAGGGACAGCTTGAAGCCGCTGAGAGTCTCGGAATGAACTTCAACATGGCCATGTTCACGGTCATACTCCCGCAGGCCATCAGGAACATCCTGCCTGCACTGTGTAACGAGGGAATCTCGCTGCTCAAGGAAACCTCAATCGCCGGTTACATCGGAATCGTGGATGTCACCAAGGCAGCGATGCTTATCAGGTCACAGACCTACAGCGCGTTCGTACCGCTCATCGGTGTCGCGCTGATCTATCTGGTGATTGTCCTGATACTGCAGTACCTTGTCGGATTATTGGAAAGGAGGTTGAACGATGCCTACAGATGAAGTGTTGTTGGAAGTCAAGGACCTGCACAAGTACTTCGGGGACCTCGAAGTGCTGAAGGGAATTACCACCGAAGTCAGGAAGGGAGAGGTGGTTGCGGTCGTCGGTCTGTCTGGATGCGGTAAATCCACATTCCTCAGATGCCTCAACCGCCTGGAGACACCCACATCCGGAGAGATTCTGTTCGAGGGAAAGAACACCCTTGACAAATCCACGGATGTGAACAAGCTCAGAGAGAAGATCGGAATGGTGTTCCAATCGTTCAATCTGTTCCCGAACAAGACAGTGAAGGAGAATATCATGCTGGCGCCCGTCAAGCTTAAGGTCATGTCTCAAGCTGAGGCGTCTGCCAGGGCTGACGAACTGCTAGCCAGGGTCGGATTGGCAGACAAGGCCAACGAGTATCCCCTGAAACTGTCCGGAGGACAGCAGCAGCGTGTCGCTATAGCTCGCGCGCTCGCCATGAACCCCGACATCATGCTGTTCGATGAGCCCACCTCTGCTCTGGACCCTATGATGGTCGGAGAGGTCATGAGGATCATCAGAGAGCTTGCAGAGAGCGGTATGACGATGATTGTCGTCACCCACGAGATGGGTTTCGCCAAAGAGGTCGCCAACCGTGTGATGCTCTTCCACAACGGTGTCGTTGAGGCGGACTGCTCACCCCAGAAGTTCTTCGGTGGACACGAGAACCCGCAGGTCAAGGAATTCCTCGCGCACCTGCTCTGAAACACAAATGGTCCGGCCTCCGGGCTGGACCATACCTTTTTTCTCTATCTCGCAGATTCTCAGATCATGAAACTGGAAGTGCTCCCGTGGCATCTGTCCGTCTGCAAGATCGATTCTCTGAAGTAGACAGAGCTTTGCAGCAAACCGTTCTTCCTAAGCAGGACCGACAACGAACTGTCCTTGGTCTGTCTGACCGAGAACGTGCCTGCCGATATCCTCAACGAAGAGAAAGGCTGGAGAGCGTTCAGGATCGAGGGGACATTGGATTTCTCCATGGTCGGGGTACTCTCCAAGATTACCGGGATTCTTGCTGGCGAGAACATCGGTATCTTCGCCATCTCTACCTTTGACACGGATTACATACTGGTCAAGGAAAAGGACCTGGAGAGCGCGCTGACCGCATTGAGGGACAATGGATATCAGGTTCTCTGAGTGAAGAATGGAAAAGTGGTGCGATGGCCGGGAATCGAACCCGAGTACCTACCTTGGCAAGGTAGGAGTCTAACCGCTAGCTCACCATCGCAGCAAGCCACTGATTGTATGATTCCATTTAAACCTTATTGGTATGCCTAATCCACATGTTTATAAAGCCCGTTGCATAGGCCAAGATAACGTGGAGAATGTTCTATCATGACCGGTTTCGAGGATCTTGGACTGAACAAGAAGCTATGCAAGGCTGTTGCGGAGATGGGTTGGACGACCCCTACTCCGATACAGAGCAGTTCGGTCCCTGAAGGCCTCATGGGCAGGGATCTCTTCGGTGAGGCCCAGACGGGAACCGGGAAGACCGGTGCTTATGCACTCATCACGCTCGGCCGTACCAAGGCCAAATACGAGAAGCCCTCCACGATCGTATTGGCACCCACAAGGGAGCTGGCAGACCAGGTATCCAAGGAGATGAAGAACATCTCACGCTACACCGGACATGTCGTCACTGCGATCTACGGAGGGGCATCCTACGGAAAGCAGATAGATGTCCTCGAGAACGGATGCGACGTTGTCGTCGGCACTCCCGGAAGGATACTCGATCTTCACGGAAAAGAGATACTGGACCTCACCAGCATCAAGGAGCTCGTCCTTGATGAGGCGGACAGGATGCTGGACATGGGATTCAGAGAGGATATCGAGAACATAATCTCACTCACCCCGTCCTCCAGACAGACGCTCATGTTCTCAGCCACTTTGGATGACGAGATCCGTGAGATCGCCAGCAACTCCATGAGAGAACCGCTGGAGATATCGGTATCCCGCGATGCGATCGTCACCGACCTGGTGAAGCAGTACTACATCGAGACGCCCCGCAACAAGAAGATCGACATCCTCAGGGACATAATGGCCAACGGCGATCCCAAGATCCTCGTGTTCTGCTCCACCAAGATCATGGTCGATGACCTCTACGAAGGATTCAGCAAGGAAGGGATGAAGATCGGAGCCATCCACGGCGACATGCCTCAGCTCAGAAGGGAGAAGACCATCAAGGGCTTCAAGAACAACAGGATGAAGGTACTGGTGGCCACGGATGTCGCAGCCAGAGGATTGGACATCGATGATATCGAATGCGTCGTCAACTACGACGCGCCAATAGATCCGGAGACATACACCCATCGCATCGGACGTGCCGGACGCGCAGGCAGGACCGGAGTGTCGATAACGTTCATCTCTAACAAGGAGGACCGCAGGATCCCCGCATACGAGGAATTCATGGGCAAGAAGGTGGAGAGGGTCACCAGAAAGCAGATCCCGCACCTGAGGATAGACAACCCTGAGCTCAAGGCCCTCCATGCCGACGAGGTCATCAGGGAACAGCCTGCAGTCTCCCACAAGAAGAAGATCGATGCCACCATCAAGAAGGATGTCACCATCAAAGCCGATATGGTAGTCCTCTCCCTGAATGTCGGTAAGAGCGCCGATATCAACCGTACGGAACTGGTATCGTTCATAACCGGTGTGGCGGGCATCCCTGAGGATATGGTAGGCCGTATCGG
The nucleotide sequence above comes from Methanomassiliicoccales archaeon LGM-RCC1. Encoded proteins:
- a CDS encoding amino acid ABC transporter ATP-binding protein, whose translation is MPTDEVLLEVKDLHKYFGDLEVLKGITTEVRKGEVVAVVGLSGCGKSTFLRCLNRLETPTSGEILFEGKNTLDKSTDVNKLREKIGMVFQSFNLFPNKTVKENIMLAPVKLKVMSQAEASARADELLARVGLADKANEYPLKLSGGQQQRVAIARALAMNPDIMLFDEPTSALDPMMVGEVMRIIRELAESGMTMIVVTHEMGFAKEVANRVMLFHNGVVEADCSPQKFFGGHENPQVKEFLAHLL
- a CDS encoding ACT domain-containing protein; translation: MVCLTENVPADILNEEKGWRAFRIEGTLDFSMVGVLSKITGILAGENIGIFAISTFDTDYILVKEKDLESALTALRDNGYQVL
- a CDS encoding DEAD/DEAH box helicase translates to MTGFEDLGLNKKLCKAVAEMGWTTPTPIQSSSVPEGLMGRDLFGEAQTGTGKTGAYALITLGRTKAKYEKPSTIVLAPTRELADQVSKEMKNISRYTGHVVTAIYGGASYGKQIDVLENGCDVVVGTPGRILDLHGKEILDLTSIKELVLDEADRMLDMGFREDIENIISLTPSSRQTLMFSATLDDEIREIASNSMREPLEISVSRDAIVTDLVKQYYIETPRNKKIDILRDIMANGDPKILVFCSTKIMVDDLYEGFSKEGMKIGAIHGDMPQLRREKTIKGFKNNRMKVLVATDVAARGLDIDDIECVVNYDAPIDPETYTHRIGRAGRAGRTGVSITFISNKEDRRIPAYEEFMGKKVERVTRKQIPHLRIDNPELKALHADEVIREQPAVSHKKKIDATIKKDVTIKADMVVLSLNVGKSADINRTELVSFITGVAGIPEDMVGRIGISTKASFVEVDASRADDVIRAVNSSRLDGKKVKAGYAPQKERCKDKLAKKK